A single window of Chloracidobacterium thermophilum B DNA harbors:
- a CDS encoding bacteriochlorophyll c-binding family protein, giving the protein MGQFKKVVDSIVEIGEINLEGHINLVGDIYRAIAYNFDRIQGRMFDNLYDGGGARRSMGASPAGKTTASRFTAEG; this is encoded by the coding sequence GGACTCCATCGTCGAGATCGGCGAGATCAACCTTGAAGGTCACATCAACCTCGTGGGCGACATTTACCGCGCCATTGCCTACAACTTCGACCGCATTCAGGGACGTATGTTTGACAACCTGTATGACGGCGGCGGGGCACGGCGCAGTATGGGCGCGTCTCCGGCGGGCAAGACCACGGCTTCCCGCTTCACAGCCGAAGGATAG
- a CDS encoding 4-hydroxy-3-methylbut-2-enyl diphosphate reductase, with protein sequence MASQVAVTLPESVHTRSRLFVQSSTRQTVAHHFGSAIVEAIRQQDYTCRVGRLTLHLAREFGFCYGVDDALELAYEARRRFHDRKIYLAGEIIHNPMVNGQLAAVGIQPLDGLAHLTPQDVVIIPAFGLPTPELSRLRQTGCTLIDTTCGSVVHVWKRVERYARDGFTTVIHGKYDHEETAATRSQVLAIPGGRYVVVRDLSEAERLADVISGLQPVDMLHDFFARFASPGFDPRRDLEKIGLANQTTMLASESLAIAERLRAAMTVRYGEDEVPFRFRSFDTICSATQVRQDAVAQLLAYGPDLMLVVGGYNSSNTGHLCEMAAAVCPTYHITGADCLVSAERIRHKPAFQTGEVESHHWLPAGKLTIGLTSGASTPDRILGEVIVRLIDVAGESLPPEWSVSGAGA encoded by the coding sequence ATGGCCAGTCAGGTTGCGGTCACGCTTCCCGAAAGCGTTCACACGCGGTCACGTTTATTCGTCCAGTCCAGCACCCGTCAAACCGTCGCGCACCACTTTGGCAGTGCGATTGTCGAAGCCATCCGTCAGCAGGATTATACCTGCCGGGTTGGCCGCCTCACCCTCCACCTGGCACGTGAATTTGGCTTCTGCTACGGCGTGGACGATGCCCTTGAGCTGGCTTACGAGGCACGCCGCCGGTTCCACGACCGGAAGATTTATCTGGCCGGGGAAATCATCCACAACCCGATGGTCAACGGGCAGCTCGCCGCTGTCGGCATCCAACCGCTCGACGGACTGGCCCATCTCACCCCTCAGGATGTGGTCATCATCCCGGCCTTTGGCTTGCCTACCCCGGAGTTGTCCCGGCTGCGCCAGACGGGCTGCACCCTCATTGACACCACGTGCGGTTCGGTCGTCCACGTGTGGAAGCGCGTGGAACGCTATGCGCGCGACGGTTTCACTACCGTGATTCACGGGAAATACGACCACGAAGAGACGGCGGCGACCCGCTCGCAGGTGCTGGCCATACCCGGTGGGCGCTACGTTGTCGTCCGTGACCTGTCGGAAGCAGAGCGTCTGGCCGATGTCATCAGTGGACTGCAACCGGTGGACATGCTGCACGACTTCTTCGCCCGGTTCGCCTCGCCCGGCTTTGACCCCCGGCGCGACCTGGAAAAGATCGGTCTGGCCAACCAGACCACCATGCTGGCCAGCGAGTCCCTGGCGATTGCCGAGCGCTTGCGCGCCGCCATGACAGTGCGGTATGGCGAAGACGAAGTGCCATTCCGTTTCCGGTCCTTCGACACGATTTGCAGCGCCACCCAGGTTCGGCAGGATGCTGTGGCGCAGTTGCTGGCTTACGGTCCCGACCTGATGCTCGTTGTCGGCGGCTACAACAGCAGCAACACTGGCCACCTCTGCGAAATGGCTGCGGCGGTTTGCCCGACCTACCACATTACGGGTGCGGACTGTCTGGTGTCTGCCGAACGCATCCGCCACAAGCCGGCTTTTCAGACCGGTGAAGTTGAATCCCACCACTGGCTGCCTGCCGGCAAGCTCACCATCGGGCTGACTTCCGGCGCTTCCACGCCCGACCGCATCCTTGGGGAAGTGATCGTGCGGCTCATTGACGTGGCCGGCGAGTCCCTTCCCCCGGAATGGTCTGTTTCAGGCGCCGGAGCGTAA
- a CDS encoding (Fe-S)-binding protein produces MTIKNAIFIVLFFAAIGYFLFNAWRLIEYIRVGKPENRFDNLPRRLRDLLVIGFAQTKIMRHWWAGALHVTVFWGFCILTLASFEVVLEGFHPQASLYFLPGYELLTCVQDIFGVLVLVASLTFLFRRYVTKPKRFSGREMTPASRLDATIILLMIIALMVTMFIANGTHPATNSVIFGFRPISDVVGFYLGGSQNELLFEAAWWTHALVLFVFLNYLPFSKHLHVIASLPNVFFASHQSSGVLPKMDLEAEDIETFGASDIEHFTWKQLFDSYTCTECGRCTAVCPANNTGKPLSPRKIMMDIRHRIEEKGELTIGKLGTFTKGIAANGHGNGNGELPEHVKDVLAQKIISERFITPEELWACTTCQACMQECPVSIEHVPTIVDMRRNLVLQEADFPSELNTLFTNLENKYSPWAFSHDGRADWAEGLEIPLMSMIEADQKQVEVLFWVGCAGSYDDRYRKVVRSVARLLKKAGISFAILGKEEKCTGDPARRAGNEYLAQMLIQENVETLNNYKPRFKTVLTSCPHCFNAIKNEWSQFGGTFEVMHHSQYLSKLVAEGRITPTQKIEATAVYHDSCYLGRSNGVYEEPRQVLVQIGAKLTEMERSRDKGMCCGAGGARMWMEEAAPRVNVERTRQALETKPDMIAAACPFCLTMLTDGLKAHNEERVKAFDIAELLDQATGGDRQA; encoded by the coding sequence ATGACCATCAAAAACGCCATCTTCATCGTGCTGTTCTTCGCCGCCATCGGCTACTTCCTGTTCAATGCCTGGCGGCTCATTGAATACATCCGGGTTGGCAAGCCGGAAAACCGCTTCGACAACCTGCCCCGGCGGCTCCGGGACCTGCTCGTCATCGGGTTTGCCCAGACAAAAATCATGCGCCACTGGTGGGCCGGTGCACTCCACGTCACTGTCTTCTGGGGCTTCTGCATCCTGACACTGGCCTCCTTCGAGGTCGTGCTGGAAGGCTTCCATCCACAGGCTTCACTGTATTTTCTGCCCGGTTATGAGCTGCTGACCTGTGTACAGGACATTTTTGGCGTGCTCGTCCTCGTCGCTTCCCTGACCTTCCTGTTTCGCCGCTACGTCACCAAGCCCAAGCGGTTTTCCGGGCGCGAAATGACCCCGGCCAGCCGGCTGGATGCCACCATCATCCTGCTCATGATCATTGCCCTGATGGTGACGATGTTCATCGCCAACGGCACGCATCCGGCCACCAACAGCGTCATTTTCGGCTTCCGTCCCATTTCGGATGTCGTCGGCTTCTATCTGGGTGGGAGCCAGAACGAACTGCTGTTTGAAGCCGCGTGGTGGACGCATGCCCTGGTGCTTTTCGTGTTTCTCAACTACCTGCCATTCTCAAAGCACCTGCACGTCATTGCCTCCCTGCCAAATGTCTTTTTCGCCTCACATCAATCGTCAGGCGTACTACCCAAAATGGACCTCGAAGCCGAGGACATCGAAACCTTCGGCGCTTCAGACATCGAACACTTCACCTGGAAACAGTTGTTCGACAGCTACACCTGTACGGAGTGCGGACGCTGCACAGCCGTATGTCCCGCCAACAACACGGGCAAGCCGCTGTCACCGCGCAAGATCATGATGGACATCCGCCACCGCATCGAGGAAAAGGGCGAGTTGACCATCGGCAAGCTGGGGACGTTCACCAAAGGCATTGCGGCCAACGGCCACGGCAATGGCAACGGGGAACTGCCCGAACATGTCAAAGACGTACTGGCGCAGAAAATCATCAGCGAACGGTTCATCACACCCGAAGAACTCTGGGCCTGTACGACCTGCCAGGCCTGCATGCAGGAGTGCCCGGTCAGCATCGAGCACGTGCCCACGATTGTGGATATGCGCCGCAACCTCGTCCTGCAGGAAGCCGACTTCCCCAGCGAACTGAACACGCTGTTTACAAACCTCGAAAACAAATACTCGCCGTGGGCTTTCAGCCATGACGGGCGCGCCGACTGGGCCGAAGGGCTGGAAATACCACTGATGTCCATGATCGAAGCCGACCAGAAACAGGTCGAAGTGCTGTTCTGGGTTGGTTGCGCCGGATCGTACGATGATCGCTACCGCAAGGTCGTCCGGTCTGTGGCGCGCCTGCTCAAAAAGGCCGGGATTTCCTTTGCCATTCTCGGCAAGGAGGAGAAATGTACCGGCGATCCGGCCCGCCGTGCCGGCAATGAGTACCTGGCCCAGATGCTCATTCAGGAAAACGTCGAAACACTGAACAACTACAAGCCTCGTTTCAAGACGGTGCTCACGTCCTGTCCGCACTGCTTCAACGCCATCAAGAATGAATGGTCGCAGTTTGGCGGCACGTTCGAGGTCATGCATCACAGCCAGTACCTGTCGAAACTCGTGGCCGAAGGACGTATCACACCCACGCAGAAGATTGAAGCCACGGCGGTCTATCACGATTCCTGTTACCTGGGACGGTCAAATGGTGTCTATGAGGAGCCGCGCCAGGTGCTTGTCCAGATTGGCGCGAAATTGACCGAGATGGAACGCTCCCGCGACAAGGGCATGTGTTGTGGCGCGGGCGGTGCGCGCATGTGGATGGAAGAAGCGGCCCCGCGCGTCAACGTCGAACGCACGCGCCAGGCGCTCGAAACCAAGCCCGATATGATCGCGGCCGCCTGTCCCTTCTGCCTGACGATGCTGACCGACGGCCTCAAAGCCCACAACGAAGAGCGGGTCAAAGCCTTTGACATCGCCGAACTGCTCGATCAGGCGACGGGTGGCGACAGACAGGCGTAA
- a CDS encoding DNA methyltransferase has product MTARKKRKSPDGTPTNDLVFSAYVGTNDEVFPFVLSLYVEPGSTVADVTYGKGVFWRNVPPDAYKLLATDLQSGVDCRSLPYQDGSIDCVVFDPPYMHTPSGTAHVDHQNYEGYYKNNLTRSEKKYHEAVLDLYFKAAREAWRVLREGGTYVVKCQDEVCANQQRLTHVEIINELQSYGFVVEDLFVVVRNGRPGVSRLLKQAHARKNHSYFLVFLKPKGRKRWAGLKNRLQITTNGTGKPRLPPAKNEEFPLFH; this is encoded by the coding sequence ATGACAGCCAGGAAAAAGCGTAAATCGCCGGACGGCACACCCACCAACGATCTCGTCTTCAGTGCATACGTAGGCACAAATGACGAGGTATTCCCCTTCGTCCTTTCCCTCTATGTCGAGCCTGGCAGCACTGTCGCCGACGTGACTTATGGGAAAGGGGTTTTCTGGCGAAACGTCCCTCCCGATGCCTACAAGCTCCTGGCGACTGACCTTCAGTCCGGGGTGGACTGCCGGAGCCTTCCATACCAAGATGGGTCTATTGACTGCGTTGTGTTCGACCCGCCGTACATGCACACGCCCAGCGGGACAGCGCATGTTGACCATCAAAACTACGAGGGTTACTACAAGAACAATCTCACCAGGTCAGAGAAGAAGTACCACGAGGCAGTCCTTGACCTTTACTTCAAAGCAGCCCGCGAGGCGTGGCGGGTTCTAAGGGAAGGTGGGACTTACGTGGTCAAGTGCCAGGACGAGGTTTGCGCCAATCAGCAACGCCTGACCCACGTTGAGATCATCAACGAACTTCAAAGTTATGGCTTTGTTGTGGAAGACCTCTTTGTTGTCGTGCGCAACGGAAGACCGGGGGTAAGCCGCCTGCTGAAGCAGGCTCACGCAAGAAAAAACCACTCCTATTTCCTTGTGTTTCTCAAGCCCAAGGGCCGGAAGCGATGGGCGGGACTCAAGAACCGACTGCAGATCACGACCAACGGTACAGGGAAACCACGGCTGCCCCCTGCTAAGAATGAAGAATTTCCTCTCTTTCACTGA
- a CDS encoding helix-turn-helix domain-containing protein: MEHRQDILVRFGARVRELRLSKGYSQESFAAKCGLDRTYIGGIERGERNLALRNIENIAKALDISLSELMRGL, encoded by the coding sequence ATGGAACATCGGCAGGATATTCTCGTTCGGTTTGGAGCCCGGGTCCGGGAGTTGCGTTTGAGCAAAGGCTACTCACAGGAGTCTTTTGCGGCCAAGTGCGGTTTGGACCGAACCTACATAGGTGGTATTGAGCGCGGCGAACGGAACCTGGCCCTGCGCAATATCGAGAACATTGCGAAAGCCTTGGATATATCCCTCTCAGAATTGATGCGTGGACTCTAA